TCGTGCTTGTTTAGGTTAGGGTGAGTGATATCTGACCATCTGATTTTTCTACCAATGTAACTTGTTTTGTAGATGCATCACCGGATCCTGTTCCAGAATCATCTCAATCAAAAAGGAAATATTCTGCCACAAATGGCAAGGCAACTCCATTGGCATCGGATGAACTGAATTCACACAGTAAACAAAAAAGGATACGAAAAGAAACCGAAAGATATGTTGAATACACAAATGGTAGAGACCAAAGTTCATCCGAACAATCATCATATGCTGATGATGACAGTGATCAAAATGATGATGTCTTGCCAAAGAACCAAACAAAGGGTGATAGTCGAAAGACACGTATTTTTGAAAAGTCATTTGGAAATAAGAATGTAAGTTTTCAGGATTCTACATCAAGGGAAAAAGCCTTGCGGTCTAAACAAGGATCTATGCAAGAGGTTGGGCATTATGCTATCTCAATTTTTCTGTCATCTCTTTTTCTCCGCTAGTATACATCCatgttttacatttttattaaggctggatttgataatttataacttCTAAATAAATGTGCTGCATCTTATACAGAGAAATGAATGAAGAGGGACCAAGACAATTATAACACTTCCCTTCATTGCTCCTCCTTCGTCTCCAGCGTCTTTCTTTCAATCTGAACCTCCTTCAACTGCACAATCACCTGTTGGTTTTGTATCGATAACTTCTGTGTCTGCAAGCATGTACTCTCCTGGTGGCCCTGCTTCAATGTTTGCCATTGGTCCTTACGCCCACGAAACACAATTAGTCTCGCCGCCTGTTTTCTCGGCTTCATCAACTGCTCCTTTCACTCCACCACCTGAGTCTGTCCACTTGACTACGCCTTCATCGCCCGAGGTTCCATTCGCTCAACTATTCGACTCCAACAATAGAAATTCTGAGACTTACAAGAGGCTACAAATATCTCACTATGACTTCCAAAACTATCAGTTTCATCCTGGAAGCCCGGTTGGTCAACTGATATCACCAAGATCAGCGATCTCAGCCTCTGGCACCTCGTCTCCTTTGCCTGATGAATTCACTACTACTACTACTGCTGGTGGCTCTCATATCCTTGATTTTCAAACAGCTGACACTGCTAAGTTTCTTAAATTGGATAAACTCTCGACTTACGAAAAACACAAGTCGGATCAAAGTTCCGGGTCTATAACACCAGATACTGTAAAGTCCACTACTCAACCTGGCTTTCTTCCAAATCATCATTGGGTTTCTGATATCAAAATTTCCTCTTGTCCAAGCAAATATCGCCAAAACGAGATCAGCATAAATCATCGAGTCTCATTTGAATTATCGGCCCAAAAGGACACATTGTCATCGTCTGTCGAAAACAAGCCAACAGTATCAACATGGACTAAAGCTCTGTCGAAATCTAAAGTCGAcacagcaacaacaacaacaaacaaagaagagaaTTCAAGAGAGAGTCAATGTGATGAGAAACAAGTTGTTACAGAAACTCTAATTGACGCACCAAAGCAAACAGTTGATGAAAAGGATCATCGGTCGATAACCCTTTGTTCTTCTTCAACTAAAGAATTCAACTTTGATAATGCAGATGGTGGAGATTATTCTCAAGCACCAAATATAGTTGCTGATTGGTGGGCTAATGAGAAAGTTGCAGGGAAAGAGAGAGAGGCCTCAAAAGATTGGTCTTTCTTTCCAATTATTCAACCTGGTGTTAGCTAGCAAGTAAAgaattaacatatatattaagTGGCTTTTTGTTCACACAATTTGACACTGGTTTTGAATTTTGTGCTGTGCTACTACTAATTTAGCAACACATACTAAATTGAAATTGTGGTGAATTAAAGATTGGGAATTCTAACATCACATTAATCTGGAAGAAGGGCTACATGCAATCAACAAATGTCAactatataattaaaatcaaacatgtgatttctaaattattacaattaaacatgtgattttataaattattacaattaaaataaaacattttgagATCCATGCAactatataattaaatgataatataatttttttagaataaaattgtaaatcaaTGAAATCTTCAATGGATCTCAAATATTTACTCAGCTACTTAGAACATCTCTTCTCTTTTCAcccttataataataataataacaacaacataatacatatttttttttgacgaaataatataatacaattattattactattatttaattttcttcgCAATCCGAAAGGTCGAAGACGAATTTATATGACAAGGTTTGGGTGAATGATAAGTTAGAAGAAGGTAGGGATGGCAATGTCGAGGCTTGTTCCGATCACACTTGTTTAACTCCACCTTGCAATTCCGTCTTCTTCCTATTTCGTTTCCCGATTTCGATTTAAGCTTTCCTACTAACCAAACgaaccccattttgtttcttccaTTTCACTATATACTTTCTCTCAATCGATCCATTGCTTTTCTTTTCAGCAATTAGGTTTTGCAATTCCCCTCTTTCGTGTTAAAGACCAACATTGAAGCGACTGCTTCATTCACATGCGGCTCTGTTAACTGCTTATACCATACTCATTCTATACAGCACATGTACGAATTCATGTTTTATTGTGTGCTTAGTTTCTTCagcttttttttccttcaatctGCTTATTTTCCTTTTCGATTATTTATGTtattgttcttttattttttttgtgctCAGTGTGCTGCGAAAACCATGCCTCGTAAAGTAAACTATGAAATTGATTACTACGCCGATGACTATGAGGAATATGGGCCTTAGGACAGCCTAGAGTCACCAACCTACTTACATTGTGTTTAGTTAAATAAacgaaaggaaaggaaatatatatttttaataattttgtatttaattaaaaaatatgaataaaatttaaataattttttagttgtatcaaatttatttttttacttctcTTTAAAATTCtccaaaatcaaagaaaataaaattaacttcaTAAAGAATTTTGTTCACTTCCTCTATTCAAACTTTTCCAACTAAACACTATTATGCTCATAAAGTTAACCACATTTATTGCAAAATTCTACGACGTCAACTAGTTCTATATAGGTGCAACATGTTATTTAAcattcttaaatatattttattattaacttaTGATGAGAATGAAGCTTTAAAGTGAATTATGAACCAttgatgtaaaaaatataataattttaaaattacaaatttgaaaagaaaaaatgatgaagaaaaataaaaatcttactGAGGACAAAGAGAGAAGCTTTCCATACACCAGTTGAAGCACGAAGAGGAACTCTGCCTTTGAAATCAACAGAGCCATCATGAACCCATTTCTCTTGTTCACTTTCTTCTCTTGTAAtttgctttctcttttctttttcttgctCCATATTTTAGAAATAGAAGATACAGGGTAAAGATGTCCTCAATGAGATGTTATACTATATAGAGAAAGgagtaaattaacaaatatgtACTATCTATATGGTTGGTTGGTGGtaacattattataaatttagttgtGACATCTTTTGAAATGCATTtaatttacatattatttttatttgaggaAATTTAATATACATAGTGTTATTCGGCGCATCTGCAACTCTGCATTGTTTACACtgcttataattaaatttgttcGTTGACatcgtttatttttattttaaaaaattacatcatCCAAgctgtttaattaattattaaaaaaattagtcaagtgtatttaattttcaagaattcatatataatataatacaaatttactaaattatctttttaaatatcaaatacattaaatattttttattaaagtagaGATATAATAGAAAAGTTAATATTTAATGAATCAAAATTAGATAACTTTTGtttgtaataataaaatatgatgttACTTTTTACTTATAGTAGTTGTcagagaaaatattttattttaagtagtaatatactaaatattattcaaacatattttatattcGTAAATTTGAATTCGACtgatatatcaatattattaatattatgataaatattatattttaacggTGTCTGAGTTAATTTTAAATGGTGTTTCTCATTCTATTTACgtacttaaaaaatttaataagaatatatatatatctgccgtaaagtacttttttttaaaagactttttgtaaaattttactCTCAATTTTTGTAAAACCATTTTCAAATTGTaagatatacattttttttcaaaaaaaaaaactatttaaatggAGAGAATTAAAACACCAATTACGTGagtattattatcttcgtcctTATATAAagattcttttcaaaattttattgtcTTCTTCCCTGAGACCATTTACAAATTACAAAGTGGAtcgcttaattttttttcacacaAATACTCTAATTAATGGAAAGAACAAAGTCATTTACTTATAACTCTCTTAATAATTGaagaataattttgaaaaaaatatttatactattGACACATTTAATGTGAAAACCAAactatatcttttatattaagTATCTCATTTGTACTACTTTTCTTCTTAAATATAGGACCGTAATAACCAAATCATGAAAAATAAGTAATTGtatagtaatattaaatttgttaagaatttatattatcttatatttttatccTTAAAAGGATAGAATTTGTTGACGTTTCTAATATCAGtgaatgcaaaaaaaaaaaatgtaaattaattatgaatatgttagtaaaaaataattaatatagttaaaaatttaaaatgagttttataaaaagaaaacaacaaaaattcttcgttcttaaatattaatatttttaatgtattaatttcTCTTCTTTCATTCTTAATCATTAGAGTATTTGTTAGTAcctatttaattctaaatataagagaaaattaagccaataaaattattttatttgatttaaattttagatcaaatacattaatttttttaattatatttatggtataatgaaatatttaacttaaaaattaatgtatttgatcTTAATTTTAGATCAATTACATcaacttttcaaatattttttatgtttgtattttatttcgAAGAGagtacaaaataatataaattatattatatttttttgcctcttaaattatttaaagattgtatttttatcctttaattttttttatctattttagtCTTTTACATTAAATTACATGTGTATCATGTTTTTCCTGTTTCATTTAAGTCtcttaaattacaaaatcaaataCTTAGATCTTTAAAGTTTCAATGTTAGACACTTTGATCATTTTATcgatgtttaatatttataacttaagaaattaaaatgttataattttggTAACTTAAATGGACTAAagtgtatattatttttaacttaagaAATCAAATGAAACGAAGAATACTGAAGTGACCAAAATGTCACTACAACAAAAAAAACGTTTTGCGGCGGTTAAAAAAAGGGTTTGCGGCGGTTTTAACCGTNNNNNNNNNNNNNNNNNNNNNNNNNNNNNNNNNNNNNNNNNNNNNNNNNNNNNNNNNNNNNNNNNNNNNNNNNNNNNNNNNNNNNNNNNNNNNNNNNNNNNNNNNNNNNNNNNNNNNNNNNNNNNNNNNNNNNNNNNNNNNNNNNNNNNNNNNNNNNNNNNNNNNNNNNNNNNNNNNNNNNNNNNNNNNNNNNNNNNNNNNNNNNNNNNNNNNNNNNNNNNNNNNNNNNNNNNNNNNNNNNNNNNNNNNNNNNNNNNNNNNNNNNNNNNNNNNNNNNNNNNNNNNNNNNNNNNNNNNNNNNNNNNNNNNNNNNNNNNNNNNNNNNNNNNNNNNNNNNNNNNNNNNNNNNNNNNNNNNNNNNNNNNNNNNNNNNNNNNNNNNNNNNNNNNNNNNNNNNNNNNNNNNNNNNNNNNNNNNNNNNNNNNNNNNNNNNNNNNNNNNNNNNNNNNNNNNNNNNNNNNNNNNNNNNNNNNNNNNNNNNNNNNNNNNNNNNNNNNNNNATAAGTGCAATGCATAGGTAATTCTAATTATAGATGAGATATTTACATGAAATATCtgttacaaaatataataaatatttagaagCATTGAATAGTGAGGAACGAGTTAAGATGCTAGTTAATAAGAATAacatagtaaaataataattttatttgtttgaatgaTTTAATAGCACTAGCACCTTATAAATGCAAAGTACCAAAAAGAAAGTGGTATTGATAGCCAGCAGTGGCAAGCGAGTCTCTCCTTATAACCCGAAATCGTGTCTGAGGCGGCACAAGACAGACACTTGTCGATTCCACCATATTCCCCAATCTCAATATCGCTCCGATACAGAACCCACACGACTTACTTCATAATATAACACACCAATCAAAGGTAGTATTAATTTCTCTTCTTTCATTCTCACCGCCATTTATATAAGAGAAACCTAATTTTGGAGAGAAATTAgatataaaaaaacacacatcattaaaattaaatatcattttgtAAATCAAATATGGTAGAAGACTTACAAATGCACACCCATGTAtgtatctattttattatttcgcCTTTCATCACAAGTATTTAATCCCTTAGGTCtttttatatattgaatattttaatcCTCACAAAAATTAGGCTTGATAGATTagttaatgataaaaaaatacaaattaaaaaggAAGAACATCTTCATCGATCATCTTTAATCCAGCTAAATCTAAATTCAGTTGTAGCATTTCGACTATTATCGTTATCGACACTGTTAATTACAACATTCTCACTTTTCTCTCTactcattaaaaatattaaatttttatcttttgtaaAACTCaattaatagtaaaaaataaataaacggtgatctttatctttcaattatCGAGTTCGATTCCtacggaaaaaaaaattatttccaaaCAAATGCCCTTTATTTTATGGATTACAAACTTATTCGTTAGAATGTGACTTTGGAAAACTTACGATTATGTTTATTTCAAGTTTAAAAAAACTATGCCTAGGAATTTCTTTACTCACATCTTTCTCCCTTCTTATTCCCATGTCAAGGAAGTGgtaatcttatatttatatgGGAATAGGGCTGTGCAAAAAATCTGGTTATGAGGCCTAAATCCATAACCAGatccaaatccattttaaatattcgGTTAAAATCATATGGTTATAATCCAGTTTATTTATAAACCGGTTGGATAactacttatattttatatttggatttggtttttatccactaccaatattttgataattttgagattttatttcttgaaaaaaatttgaaatttgtttatttttcaaaaaaatatcagaaaaaaataaaaactttttttctcgaaaaaatcgatttttttaaataaccgatttttaaactatgaataaatattttttaaaaaagataatcaaattttaaccgattttaaaattaaaattttcaaaatcggttgcttaattataaaccggttatttaaccataactaattttacaattagttttataaccgattttaaaccaaataatggatttggttataaatctaaatccatatattagttttaaaatgaatatggtttaatttaaaaaaaaaaaaccaaccatgAACAGCCCTATATAGGAATAAAAGTACCCATAACTTTTCACCCACACATcattttaacacttttttttaacttttaaaaatttataattattaaattaaatgaattttaaagaTTCTTTCACATTTTAATTGTTTACCAAACACgttaatagaaataaaattataagtaatAATATTTCGAGGAATAAGATTCCTAGAAATGTAATTTTAATCCTtgaaacaaacataaaatcaaaatcgGACAAAATCTCAAGTGAAAATAAATTGGATAATCCAATGCTACATTAGGTGCTAGTGTGAAACTACAAcataattttgttctttttatgTGCGCGAAATTGTGGATCCATCAAAGTATGTAACCGGTATTATAGATAAAAATCATAGCAGTTCGCAACTTTCACAATTTCAAAGGATCTAAAACTACAAATTAAAAGTGGAATTGAAAGGAGAATCTTCGTGATGGAAATTAGTTTAGATGAAGGAAGGTATCTTCTTAGTCGATAAAATATACAAGAATGCATACACCACCTGTTTCCATGTACTCTTTGATCACTTCAATTTATCTctatatttctatttttgtcATCTCACCATCCTATTACATACTACCTAACATATATTTACCAACGGATTctatttaattgtttaaaatttacataaattctactaaattatattatttttatataaaattaatgaaatttatgtgaattttaattaaaattatgttgaaaagcatatattaaaaattatattgttagtATTATTCTATAATCTCTCACATATAATTCTTTATTGTTATCTCTTTTGGTGAATAAGTGTCTaccaatttttttcaaaaaaataacttatatatattctatgtatttttgtttgtttcaaagaattttgtaaaattttgttctaaaaaaaattagtagcAAAATCCATTGAAGAGGTATTGCAACTTCAGTCTTTTcgctattttattatttgtatttatcatTACTATAAAACAAAGTGTGTGGATGTGACGTATGTGTGATCTTTTCTTTAATGTTTAACGTACTGAAGCACGCAGCCTTAAAGATACATGTGACTTCCTCCATctcacaataaatattattttaacaaaaaaaaaaatctcataaaaaatgttaattatattttgtaatataaatttaattatctttttctataattttcaaagtattattataatttatattgataaaaaataatagtaaaaaaattatttataattaaaaaaaagtagtttATAAAACAactcatctattttttttaaattattatattttttaatatatataaaaaatttaaacgaCACTAAGTGTGAGAcgaatgaaataaaaaattaaaattttattttaaaaattatgtatctgactattaaaaaatttaaaattattcatctaaaacaaattttaatttggaaaacactatcaaattttTAAGGATATTTGTTAAACATcttaatataacaatattatattaaaaattgagtatgtaattttttaatattttaattttgttcttttaatgtaaacttttttttaatgctAGCTTAACAAATGTCCATAGGGCATTTATTAGTCTTactctttcaatttttataacatgtttgatttttcatttctcaatctaaatataatatttaaacgGTAAAAGTGTTTTAACTATTTTGCTTGTGttacattaaaattatatttggtgAACTTAATGTTGTCTTAAAACTAAGTTTGAGCAAAAGTATCACCCATGATGCttttgcatttttcattttttagattTCATGATTTATTTCCAATTTATCTTCtactataatttataattacaaatacaactttgaaaaatatatgtttatttagTAAATACATATTTACAAGTACATTTGATTTATAAtccaaataaatttcaatttataaaataatatttaaataaaaaaatcaaaaataaattctaaaacaattttttttataaaatatatctacaaatgttaatccaaacgCATTCTTAGATTCTTAAACGCAtgtgttaaaaaaatcattctttatttaatcACCAACCAATGAAAAATTCTAACCTTACTTAAAACTACTTTTTTACACTGGTCAACAGCATGACTCCAACCCCATTCTTTAATCTTAACGATGATGCCTTGTTTTTTAATTCTgaatcttttttctttccaaaaaaacttattataaaacaatacttttaattttaaacaaataaaaataataattattaaataattagattagatgaaataagaatttttaaaataatgaacatGCCAtgtataaattaagtaaattagtaaatgtaaagatgagtaagtaacttataatgaatatttatttttattattcaacatagtatgttatttatatgaaatacatgacgTTTAAGAATTCATATCAATTTTGCTGTACCAAGTGGTAAACTACTTTCATTCCggtactactcacaaaatactaaagaaaaataatattcctattacaacaaaaaaattgcATGTTAgacttcattaatctttcatgaatcctttatagtatattagtaaaattaaaacgTAACCAtttaaaatagtagttttttgaaaaatcattacacACTTTCACATAAATGTCAACTCGTCAAATCGTGATcgtcaaataatagatttgtcaaagtagtgcttgaaatttgaaaaaccattgcttccattatttttcttttcaatgttctgaaaattaaattgaattcatggctaaaaagcctaactaaatttttatatttacttaaataaattattacttgAATTGCAGGATTCGATTTGGTAAttaattgaattcatggatGCAGTTACTTAAAATACCCATCCTTTGTAACGGTAAGAACCTTTTTTTCATTTACTttgattttcaaataaaaaactctctaaatttttatatatctcAAATCCAACtcaatctcatttttttttttttaatctcaaatttacactaaaaatcactttttcatTCATCAACTTTTAACCATCCAAAggtaagttttttattttttatttatttatattttttattgtagtgTTTAtgcttatgtttttttatttgtaaaagtttgtattaatatataattagttTATAATTGTTGTTGCAATTTTAATATGTGGTTAGggatggtggtggtggtgggaGTGGCTCGGGAAAGGATAAAATTGATTCTCTTGGTAGGCTCCTTTAAGCACTACTTCACCATCtgataattatcattttttattttcataaacatTTTTTCTTCCTTCATAGCTTCAGAATGCGAGTTTCGTTTGTTGTTGTTCTtctgtttgtaaaaaaaaagtggaTCTAAGCAGCAATTCACTGAAATTATGCTGGTCTTTCAATATCTGCAGGACGCGAATTTTACGGCATATGGCATCtgaattgaatttgaatatGAGGAGCGATGGTTATGTGAACGTTAATGATTTGCTAAAGCTGAATTTGAAGACATTTGCTAATACTCCTCTACGGTCCCACACTATTGATGACATTAGGGAGGTCGGTTGATCTAATCTTTTTTCCTGTTTCCACACCTGACACATTCTCATTCCATTTTATATCCTGTTTTAGTTAGATTCTTGTGTTGTGTCTCATTATCTGAGAAtcattttgatgaaaatatcaaaaacaaatGTATAAAGTAAGTATTGGTGATATTAGCCAGGCTCCAATACGTTGTTTGTTgttataaaacataaatatgaTTGCATCGAGTTCGATGACACTGAACATTCAACAATATTTTACTTGTTATCCTTGTTTTGCCTCCTTTGAAGTTTCCTTTCTCACCCCATTCTTAGAGGATAGAAGATTGATTCTTTGATGAATATCTGACTATGGATTAAAAATTTACTCATCCATCCTTTCAGCAACTAAGTccgctataaattaataattagtaaATTGACCAggaacatttacatgttggttATATTGTTGCTGACTTAATCTGCTCATACATTTTATCCTAGTTCTGCCTGTGCCAATGCTGCctttgaataattatttgtgCCTATAATGgcctatttttttcttaaaaatcaacaTGAATGTCATTTTCATTTGTTGGAACATATTTAATGTGTGAGACATACTCTTAATTTGACTAAAGGGAATTGAAATTGATAATGACTTTtgtgaattttatttgaaaatttggatGAATTTTTCGAGTTTCTATAAAAATGATATCGacatttcaaaacataaaaaatcaaattgttttaaaattaaataaataactaaataaaaaaattacaaaattattacttaaaattaaattaatgaattgtaagagatattatatatatatatatatatatacatatatatatatatatatatatatgaccaTTTTTtcctccatatatatatatatatatatataacatcgATTAAAAAGTACATTGCAACCAAAAAAACATTGATTTAAACTTGTAAATTATGCCCTTTTAACCCTAGATTATGTCACGTATCATTAGATAGATAGATTAATAAATGTTGCAAAATTtaagttcatgtaaagtttttGTCAAGCTTTCCTTTCTCTAACATTACCTATTTGAGGATTCTCAATTCACAATTAATATGAAATACCACATTGTGAGGCTTGAAatgcaaaattaatttgatatactAGTACTcatatttaaatgataaaattatattttataaaataattatatatattttttaaagtactagtaacttgtaatattttaaaaagttacaatttaaaaaatactaaaaaactaaataagtaacaataatgaaataattttacatataaaaagaataattgattatgacactactaaataaacaatttaaaatattaaaaaatatgatatatttatatatataaatgacaaaaatactaatctaaaaaaattatattttatttgttaaaaaataaataaaatttgtacaTTGGTTAAAATGTTCCaatattaatctattttaaaaaatttagattatataaaatagCAAAATTGTTGTGAAACTACTGGTTGATCAACATGGCAAATGATAAGAGGAAGAGTGGTAATAGAAGTGCTATAGAAATgacaaatttaatttctttcaaaTGAAGCTATGATGAccttgttgtatttttttttcttcatattcgAGCTGTATATCCACTTCCATTCCCTAAACCTTGATTATTTCTGGTAAATTAACCAACTTTACACACTATtcgtccaaaaaaaaaaagaataactaACTCCACTCAGttccttatatatataaatatatacacgTAGTTAATTCATGTTATGATCCTTGGAAAATCTAGTCATGTCGTATCCAACAGTAATATTTTTAGTAGATAGCTGGATTGGTGATTTATAAGACAACACAAAAGTGTCAAAGATTTCTAGGATTCAAAcagaaaaattaacataactactaaaattttaatatttgtttataaaaaaagtattatctctatttattttttaattgtgattttaaGATATGTAAACATATTATACAAACCATAAATTTGGATATAACAtggaatttttttacaaaacaaccATGAATACTACTTTCAAccttgaaaatgaaaaatagaaaagtttaaaataaaaaataaaaaaaagaccAGCCCTTAAATACGTAGTTAATGTTAGGACCATCTTAGATAAGCCTTAAAATAAACGGTAGAGTATACTATTGTAAATAAGAGACTATTCCACcgaacaatttttttaaaaaaaaagtaatgatGCATTAATATTAAGTAGCTGCATCATATCTAGCTTCCATTTGTATACACGATATAGCTCGTGAAGCATTGGGATCTTGATTGTGATAGTTGTAGCATTTTGCTATTTTCATCAAAAATCAAAACCTGAACAAataagtgtatatatatatattaggtaTCAAAGAAGTACATGATCATGAACATACTACACAGT
This region of Cicer arietinum cultivar CDC Frontier isolate Library 1 chromosome 8, Cicar.CDCFrontier_v2.0, whole genome shotgun sequence genomic DNA includes:
- the LOC105852699 gene encoding uncharacterized protein yields the protein MYSPGGPASMFAIGPYAHETQLVSPPVFSASSTAPFTPPPESVHLTTPSSPEVPFAQLFDSNNRNSETYKRLQISHYDFQNYQFHPGSPVGQLISPRSAISASGTSSPLPDEFTTTTTAGGSHILDFQTADTAKFLKLDKLSTYEKHKSDQSSGSITPDTVKSTTQPGFLPNHHWVSDIKISSCPSKYRQNEISINHRVSFELSAQKDTLSSSVENKPTVSTWTKALSKSKVDTATTTTNKEENSRESQCDEKQVVTETLIDAPKQTVDEKDHRSITLCSSSTKEFNFDNADGGDYSQAPNIVADWWANEKVAGKEREASKDWSFFPIIQPGVS